One Acutalibacter muris DNA window includes the following coding sequences:
- a CDS encoding UvrD-helicase domain-containing protein yields MGKLIGSGNTENFGEKIFIDKAQEYLDDTNIIYWNRQIFGREFDVCILMPGKGILVVELKGWREENILRVENNEAVIIRTADGEVAASPQKQARGYRFSIERHLRKTIGKFPLVYQMVCLPQVSRAFFRSHRLDVVMEEKFTILKENLVDNTAFFNKLDQALREVSNWNRDPFDRRTMLEVRNLYETDINIDEDGESEVEKELSSVYHQHDYSRFYYFDESDGLHGDIINDMTAQYLHGCKLYCVFSKKSQMMSVLNALDIALTQRGLVRNRENIEIAFDEEKSHTPSVTSVDDMLMGFHCSMSVLSEPFDNNTNSFVISNGQYSPAQKLILKKLSEQSQFNFEQYEVEHASPEKNIVIRAGAGTGKTYTMISRIGFICYTQNAPLQKMADRIVMITFTNEAADQMEEKLKTYFRNCYLLTSNPDYLEMISRIDHMQISTIHSYAKNLIAQMGTSFGYGIDLGTTSSEFYRRKKISDLLDAYIHQKGIEYGKNYTDKLGMPVYAIRESILDFIGKLHNKSVDIQDIEPQDFGTLLNDESHGELHELLASVIPSVEREYFEELLENNKIHLSSMMSILNRFISKPDSESRIRELKTDKNAQQFMFVDEFQDTDDSQIESLLRIAQLLDYNLFLVGDIKQCIYRFRGAKEKAFDQLVIDNAPEKWLEFSLQRNYRTDKHLLDIFDRSFTAWGEMDEELLTYDAAKDKLIGTRDYNGDYLSSKNRFYRRLPAANEEMRIPVLVEEIKRIQRRIQYEESHGIKLSAKEKSIAILVRENWQADMIRTDCARLGISVHTNTGGDLYMSQPAMDMLTLVNALVHFDEADYLYNLVTSNFFNLDIPKSNLYELRMKIRTGKWRAKVDEKEQVNYLIRYMNLLLANTVDKKFNTWETIVASLRTQPILQAVRKIYSTLEPWKHFSDDPWKQHYYQLNVDLLFEQLINAYNVDRLTINTLQEHLYNSIISQVSVDSRTPTSNEDDTAIQCITVHKSKGLEYGHVIMPFCSASINFIKRTQLHISTAKSEGRYRIGYSMSVGNSGETIQNDFYDEIIEKSEKAREETRILYVAMTRAIRSFSWIEIQGKQNLSLQNLIETEV; encoded by the coding sequence ATGGGAAAACTGATTGGCTCGGGCAATACTGAAAACTTTGGCGAGAAAATATTTATCGACAAAGCACAGGAATATCTTGATGACACAAACATCATCTATTGGAACCGTCAAATCTTTGGACGAGAATTTGATGTTTGTATTCTTATGCCCGGAAAAGGTATCCTGGTAGTCGAACTTAAAGGATGGCGTGAGGAAAATATTCTACGCGTTGAAAACAATGAAGCTGTTATCATTCGCACCGCAGATGGAGAGGTAGCGGCTTCCCCGCAAAAGCAAGCTCGCGGATACCGTTTTTCTATTGAACGGCACCTTCGGAAAACCATCGGCAAATTTCCTCTTGTATACCAAATGGTTTGTTTACCTCAAGTCTCCAGGGCATTTTTTAGATCCCATCGTCTGGATGTAGTCATGGAAGAGAAGTTCACCATTCTCAAGGAGAACTTGGTCGACAACACAGCATTTTTCAATAAATTAGACCAGGCTCTCCGGGAAGTAAGTAACTGGAATAGAGACCCTTTTGATCGAAGAACTATGTTGGAAGTTCGTAATTTATACGAAACTGATATCAACATAGATGAAGATGGTGAATCTGAAGTAGAAAAAGAACTGTCCTCAGTCTACCATCAACACGATTATTCTCGATTCTATTATTTCGATGAATCCGATGGCTTGCATGGCGATATCATCAACGATATGACCGCTCAGTATCTGCATGGCTGCAAACTATATTGTGTTTTCTCTAAGAAATCGCAGATGATGTCCGTGCTTAATGCTCTTGATATAGCACTTACACAAAGGGGGTTAGTACGGAATCGTGAAAACATTGAAATTGCATTTGATGAGGAAAAAAGCCATACTCCCTCGGTGACTTCTGTTGATGATATGCTCATGGGCTTCCATTGCTCTATGAGCGTATTGAGCGAGCCTTTCGACAATAATACAAATTCCTTTGTGATTTCAAATGGTCAATATAGCCCTGCCCAAAAGCTTATTCTCAAGAAGCTAAGTGAGCAGAGCCAGTTTAATTTTGAGCAGTATGAAGTTGAGCACGCTTCGCCGGAAAAAAATATTGTGATTCGCGCTGGTGCTGGTACTGGCAAAACCTACACCATGATTTCCCGTATTGGTTTTATTTGCTACACGCAAAATGCCCCTCTGCAAAAAATGGCTGACCGCATTGTGATGATTACATTCACAAATGAAGCTGCGGATCAAATGGAAGAAAAGCTCAAAACATACTTTAGAAATTGTTATCTCCTGACCTCTAACCCGGACTACTTGGAGATGATCTCCAGAATCGACCACATGCAGATCAGTACCATTCATTCCTATGCAAAGAATCTAATTGCTCAAATGGGAACTTCTTTTGGCTATGGGATTGACTTAGGTACAACCTCCAGCGAATTTTACCGCCGTAAGAAGATTTCTGATTTACTTGATGCGTATATCCATCAAAAAGGAATTGAATACGGAAAGAATTATACAGACAAACTTGGCATGCCTGTTTATGCTATCCGAGAGAGTATTCTTGACTTCATTGGGAAGCTGCACAATAAGAGTGTCGATATCCAGGATATTGAACCCCAAGACTTTGGAACTCTTTTGAATGACGAATCCCACGGGGAACTGCACGAGCTGCTGGCCAGCGTAATTCCATCTGTTGAACGAGAATATTTCGAGGAACTTTTGGAAAACAACAAAATCCATCTCAGTTCCATGATGTCCATTCTTAACCGTTTCATTAGTAAGCCGGATAGTGAAAGTAGAATCAGAGAATTGAAAACGGATAAGAATGCTCAACAGTTTATGTTTGTTGATGAGTTTCAGGATACCGATGACTCTCAAATTGAATCCCTGTTACGAATAGCTCAGCTGCTTGACTATAATCTGTTTCTTGTGGGTGATATTAAGCAGTGCATTTACCGTTTCCGTGGCGCAAAAGAAAAAGCCTTTGACCAGTTGGTCATTGACAATGCCCCCGAGAAGTGGTTGGAGTTTTCTTTGCAGCGGAACTACCGCACCGACAAGCACTTGCTGGATATCTTTGACCGTTCCTTCACTGCTTGGGGAGAAATGGACGAAGAGCTGCTTACCTACGATGCAGCCAAAGATAAGCTCATCGGCACAAGGGACTACAACGGAGATTACTTGTCCTCCAAAAATCGTTTTTATCGGCGGCTTCCGGCTGCAAATGAGGAAATGCGTATCCCTGTTCTCGTTGAGGAAATTAAAAGAATCCAGCGACGTATCCAGTATGAAGAGAGTCACGGTATAAAACTCTCTGCAAAGGAAAAAAGCATTGCCATTTTGGTGCGAGAAAACTGGCAGGCTGATATGATTCGTACTGATTGTGCCCGCTTGGGAATCAGCGTACATACCAACACAGGTGGTGACTTGTATATGTCCCAGCCTGCCATGGATATGCTCACTTTGGTTAACGCCTTGGTTCACTTTGATGAAGCTGATTATCTGTATAATCTTGTGACCTCCAATTTTTTCAATTTGGATATTCCTAAATCCAATCTCTATGAACTTCGGATGAAGATCCGAACTGGAAAGTGGAGAGCTAAGGTGGATGAAAAGGAACAGGTCAATTATCTGATTAGATATATGAACCTATTGCTTGCCAACACCGTTGATAAGAAATTCAACACTTGGGAAACTATTGTAGCGAGTTTAAGGACACAACCTATTCTGCAAGCCGTTCGCAAAATATACAGCACTTTGGAACCTTGGAAACACTTTAGTGATGATCCTTGGAAACAGCACTACTATCAGCTGAATGTGGACTTGCTGTTTGAGCAGCTTATCAATGCTTACAATGTGGATAGGCTTACAATTAACACGCTACAGGAACATCTTTACAATAGTATTATCTCCCAAGTCTCTGTTGACAGCCGGACACCGACAAGCAATGAGGACGATACTGCCATTCAGTGTATCACGGTACATAAATCAAAGGGCCTTGAGTATGGTCATGTAATCATGCCTTTCTGCTCTGCGTCGATTAACTTTATTAAGAGGACGCAGCTCCACATTAGTACCGCCAAGTCCGAAGGCCGTTATCGGATAGGATATAGTATGAGTGTAGGCAATTCAGGCGAGACCATTCAAAACGATTTCTACGACGAAATTATAGAAAAGTCTGAAAAAGCCCGTGAGGAAACTCGAATTCTCTATGTTGCTATGACAAGAGCAATCCGCTCGTTTTCATGGATTGAAATCCAAGGCAAACAGAATCTGTCCTTGCAGAATCTCATAGAAACGGAGGTATAA